The Actinomycetes bacterium genome contains the following window.
CGTCGGCGAACACGCCGATGAGCAGCATGTTCGCCAGCGTGCCCGGCCCGGGCCTGACGCCGGACGCAAGCGCCACGACCACCAGGACCACGCCGACGAGGATGGTTGCGGCGCCGAACGACAACGGGGTGGCCTGCCGGATCCCGTCGTGGAGCACGTCCCAGGGCGACACGCCCAGCCCGGACCGGAGCCCCAGGACCACGCCGGCGGCGAACAGCCACAACCCGGCCAGGAGCCGGACCCAGGCGAGCGGGCGGCGAACGGCGGGGAACCTCGGCTCGGCCCGATTCACTGGGGCACCCCCTTTGGGGTTCCCCAGACCCCTCCGGCGCGTCATGCCGGCTCCTCCTCGGCCATGCGGTCGACGACCGTCTGGGCGATCTCGGCGAGCGCGTCGAGCTGCTCCCTGGACAGCAGGTCGATGAAGTGCCGCCGCACCGATGCGACGTGACCGGGGGCGGCGGCCTCGATCGCGCGGAAGCCGGCGTCGGTCAGCACCACGAAGGCGCCCCGGCCGTCGGCGGTGCAATCCTCCCTGGTGACCAGCCCGCGCTGCTCCATCCGGGTGATGTGGTGGGACAGCCGGCTCCTCGACCACGCCATGTGCTCGGCGAGCTCGCCGAGCCGCGAGCGGCGCCCTTCGGCCTCGGACAGGTTGGACAGGACGTCGTAGTCGGGCCCGGACAGGCCGGCCTCTCGGGCCAGGTCCCGCACGATCTGGGCGTTCAAC
Protein-coding sequences here:
- a CDS encoding MarR family transcriptional regulator; the protein is MNEPRWLDDAEARAWRGYMRMRTLLNAQIVRDLAREAGLSGPDYDVLSNLSEAEGRRSRLGELAEHMAWSRSRLSHHITRMEQRGLVTREDCTADGRGAFVVLTDAGFRAIEAAAPGHVASVRRHFIDLLSREQLDALAEIAQTVVDRMAEEEPA